A single window of Marinobacter sp. LA51 DNA harbors:
- a CDS encoding LrgB family protein gives MNDPGLKDIWVYLSASPLLGLTITLVAYGLAYRFYLRTSSNPLANPVVTSVAMLIGLLLLTDTSYNDYFEGGQFVHFLLGPATVALAVPLYQQFSRLRQLWLPVTISLICGVLIAAGSSIGLAWLLGGSLEIQMSLAPKSATAPVAMGISEKIGGLPSLTAVLTVATGITGAVLGTKLFDWFRVKDDAARGIAMGVAAHGIGTARAFQVSRQMGAFSGLAMALSAFATALIVPWLVDWMQMLL, from the coding sequence ATGAACGATCCCGGTCTGAAAGATATCTGGGTTTACCTGTCGGCGTCGCCTCTGCTGGGGCTGACTATCACCCTGGTGGCCTACGGCCTGGCCTATCGGTTTTACCTGCGCACCAGCTCCAACCCGCTGGCCAACCCGGTGGTGACGTCGGTGGCCATGTTGATTGGGCTGCTGCTGCTCACCGACACCTCCTACAACGACTATTTCGAAGGCGGCCAGTTTGTTCACTTCCTGTTGGGACCGGCCACCGTGGCCCTGGCAGTGCCGTTGTATCAGCAGTTCTCCCGGCTGCGTCAGCTCTGGCTGCCGGTGACCATTTCCCTGATCTGCGGCGTGCTGATTGCAGCCGGCAGCTCCATCGGTCTGGCCTGGCTGTTGGGCGGTTCGCTGGAAATCCAGATGTCGCTGGCGCCGAAATCGGCCACGGCACCGGTGGCCATGGGCATTTCTGAAAAGATCGGCGGGCTGCCATCGCTGACGGCAGTACTGACGGTCGCAACCGGTATCACCGGTGCGGTGCTGGGCACCAAACTGTTTGATTGGTTCCGGGTGAAAGACGATGCCGCCCGAGGCATCGCCATGGGCGTGGCCGCCCACGGCATTGGCACCGCCCGGGCGTTTCAGGTCAGCCGTCAAATGGGCGCGTTTTCGGGCTTGGCGATGGCGTTGTCGGCCTTCGCCACGGCTCTTATAGTGCCCTGGCTGGTGGACTGGATGCAGATGTTGCTCTGA
- a CDS encoding CidA/LrgA family protein, translating into MQFLNGITLLLVYQLAGEITVRLAGVPIPGPVLGMVMLFITLWIRGRTPDSVEQASSALLAHLSLLFVPAGVGMMAHFDRIADEWLPITLALLFSTVITMIATALIMQVTTRWLVKPDSSAQGGSEQ; encoded by the coding sequence ATGCAGTTTCTCAATGGAATAACGCTGTTGCTGGTGTACCAGTTGGCCGGTGAAATCACCGTGCGCTTGGCGGGCGTGCCCATTCCGGGGCCGGTCCTGGGTATGGTGATGCTGTTCATCACCTTGTGGATTCGGGGCCGGACCCCGGATTCGGTTGAGCAGGCATCGTCCGCATTGCTGGCCCATTTGTCACTGCTGTTTGTGCCGGCCGGTGTTGGCATGATGGCACACTTCGATCGCATCGCTGATGAGTGGCTGCCTATCACTCTGGCGTTGTTGTTCAGCACCGTGATCACCATGATCGCAACGGCACTGATCATGCAGGTGACCACGCGCTGGCTGGTCAAGCCCGACAGCTCTGCGCAGGGAGGGTCGGAGCAATGA